A single genomic interval of Anopheles darlingi chromosome X, idAnoDarlMG_H_01, whole genome shotgun sequence harbors:
- the LOC125955185 gene encoding antigen 5 like allergen Cul n 1-like, producing the protein MAQGIELTARGGARGGWWRCRCVTPVVVLLVLVAIPGHGQEVNGLGYTYCQPSLCQGGQQEHVGCYSEYPFGKACQGRKPELVPMTPERKAALLDQHNRQRQRLALGQLPGYQQAYAMPQLYWDHELQWLAELNARSCVYAHDHCRNTPTFPRVGQNIAIIRHFGLNVTKDEVARYIVNHWFDEYPLAYGFVDRYPDAYVGPDFAHFTQIANDRAVRMACGMVSWQTYNGYVWTHDYLVCNYSYSNVIGEKSYTKGPTMSGCPYGPSPYYDGLCR; encoded by the exons ATGGCACAAG GTATTGAATTGACAGCACGAGGAGGAGCACGCGGAGGTTGGTGGAGGTGTCGGTGTGtgacgccggtggtggtgttgctggtacTGGTAGCGATCCCCGGACACGGTCAGGAGGTGAACGGGCTCGGTTACACCTACTGCCAGCCGAGCCTGTGCCAGGGCGGCCAGCAGGAGCACGTCGGCTGCTACTCGGAGTACCCGTTCGGGAAGGCGTGCCAGGGTCGGAAGCCGGAGCTCGTACCGATGACACCGGAGCGGAAGGCGGCCCTGCTCGATCAGCACaaccggcagcggcaacggttGGCGCTCGGGCAGCTGCCCGGTTACCAGCAGGCGTACGCGATGCCCCAGCTCTACTGGGACCACGAGCTCCAGTGGCTGGCCGAGCTGAATGCACGCTCGTGCGTGTACGCACACGACCACTGCCGGAACACGCCGACATTCCCGCGCGTCGGCCAGAACATTGCCATCATACGGCACTTCGGGCTGAACGTGACCAAGGACGAGGTGGCCCGGTACATCGTGAACCACTGGTTCGACGAGTACCCGCTGGCGTACGGCTTCGTCGATCGCTATCCGGACGCGTACGTCGGTCCGGACTTTGCCCACTTCACCCAGATCGCCAACGATCGGGCGGTGCGGATGGCGTGCGGTATGGTATCCTGGCAGACGTACAATGGGTACGTCTGGACGCACGACTACCTCGTCTGCAACTACTCCTACTCGAACGTGATCGGTGAGAAGTCGTACACCAAGGGACCGACGATGAGCGGCTGCCCCTACGGTCCCAGCCCGTACTACGATGGACTCTGTCGATGA